From the Mesoplasma syrphidae genome, the window TATTTCATATTATTCAGATAAAAAAATTGGAGAGTTATTGACAAACGTTATTTCTGATTCAAAGTTTGTAAGTGACTGAGCAATAAATATTCCTGTTGGGGGTATTATTTCAGTTTTTCAAATTATAATTGCTGTCACAATGACATTTATTTTGGATTGAAAAATTGCTCTTGTTGGAACAGGAATATTTATTGTTATTTTATGTGGATTTGTATTTGTTTACATAATGTTAGTTAATCGATATGATAAAGTTCGTCAAACTTTGGAAAAAACTAATGGAAATGTAATTGACAGGATCGTGTCAGTTAGATTAATTAAGGCTTCAGGAACGGAAGCCTACGAGACTGAAAACTTTAAAGCGAAGCATGTGGATTATTTTGAGCAGACTAAGCCAGTTGCGAGTTGATTATCACTGTTATTTACGGTTGTATTTGCAGGAGATTTCATTATTTCGTTTACTGCTCCAATTTTTGCTGTAATCTTTTATGGATCTTCAGGCGATTCGCAAGAAACATTGGATTTTTTTAATAATACGTTTGCAGCGTATTCTTTATCACAAGGGTTATTGATTGGTCCACTATTTACTTTACTAAATATGTCTGGAGGATTTGCTTCAGCAGGAGTTGCTTCAGCCAGAATCAGTACAACTTTGCAAGCTGATTCAATTATCGATTTTCACTATTTTAATGGAATTAAAATTAAAAAAATTACTAGTGATATCGTTTTCAAAGATGTTGAATTTAGTTACCCAGAAAAACCTGAAAAGCTAATTTTGCCAAAATTTAATTTTAAATTTGAGCAAGGAAAATCATATGCTTTTGTTGGAGAAACAGGGTCGGGAAAATCAACGATTGCTAAGTTATTATTAAGACTTTATGATCCAAGTAATGGGAAAATTATTATTAATGAAAAGTATGATTTGAAAGAACTTAATTTAGCAAGTTACTTAGAGCATTTGGGATATGTCGAACAAGACCCACAAATTCTTTTTGGAGATGTTTTTGAAAATGTTAAGTATGGAAGTTTTGGGGCGACAGACGACGATGTTGTTATGGCATGTCAAAAAGCTGAATTGCACGGATTAATTATGAGTTGACCAGAGGGATATAAAACGGTTCTAGGTGAACGTGGGTTTATGTTATCTGGAGGTCAAAAGCAACGTTTGGTAATAGCAAGAATGTTTTTAAAAGATCCGCAAATTTTAATTTTGGATGAAGCGACTTCAGCATTGGACAATATTGTTGAAAAAGAAATTCAAGCCAAATTGGATGAATTAATGAAAAATCGTACTAGTGTAACAATTGCTCACCGCTTATCAACAATTAAAAATGTTGATCAAATTATTGTCTTGGGAGCAAATGGCAAAGGAATTGTTCAGCAAGGAACATTTGACGAATTAATAAACACACCTGGACATTTTCAAAACCTTTATCATGCAGGCTTAATGAGCTAAAAAAACTAACCCACAAGTGTGGGTTTTTGTTTTTCAGTGCAAAATTTGTTTGATAACTTAGTCTCTTTTATTTATAAGATTAACTTTGAAAGAAGGCCCTTTTATGAATTTACTGAAAGAAATTAAACATAGTTATCACAAATTGACAAAGCAACAAAAAATGATTGCAGATTATTTTGCAGTTCATTACAAAATTATTGATGCCATTTCAATTAAAAAAGTAGCTACAGATTGTAACGTTAGTCCTAGTACTATCACGAAAGTATGTAATAAAATTGGATTTGAAGGATTCAAAGATATGATTAAAAAAACTTACAATTCAACTGTAAATGATGATGACAAAGAGAGTTTCAATGCTCGTATCTATCAAAAAAATTTGTGTGATCCAATTATTAAGACTTTAAGTGAAATTAACTTAAAAATAGTTAAAAAGGTTTCTAGAGAAATCATTAAAGAGAAGCGTTTGGTAATTATTTTTGCTTCTGGTAAAACTTTGATTTTGGCAAAATATATGTTTTCAACTTTTTTGGATATGCATATTAATGTCAAATTAATCTATGATAAATACGATCCGCAGCTATTTGATATTGAAGGGAAAATAATTTTCGTATTAAGTGCATCAGGTTTCAATAGTCAAATTAAGGAGTATCTTAAAAAAGTTGCCTTATTTAAGCCCTATACAATAATTGGAATTACGGGTTCTCAAAAAACTAATTTTGAAAAATATCTTGATTATCATTTGCACGGTAGTTATCAAGATGAGTTTGTTTTAGAAAGCAAAAGATTCCCGATGACAGCAAAATATATTTTACTCTTAATAATTGATCAATTTATTTTAGATATCCTAAATTATATTTAATTTCTAATACTTCTAGAAAATATTTTCCATAAAAAAAGAAAAAGTGTAAGGTAATTCTACCTTCTTTTTTATCGTCAAATTAATAAAATATTTTCAAGGAGGAAAAATGAAAAAAGCACAAATTATAAAAAATAAAATTTTCAGCGCGCAATCTTCGCTGGAAAGCTTTGCTCGTGCAATTTTAATTCCAATCTCGATTATTCCATTGTTGGCCTTAATTGGAGCAATGGGATACGCTGTTCAAGCAATTGCGGTGTCTGCTGGCACATATTCTGGAAATACCAAAATTGCTGCAGATGCTATTAA encodes:
- a CDS encoding ABC transporter ATP-binding protein, which translates into the protein MEKRKISKNSEFFKIIFRYYVKEWKLSILMIPLILIYGVTVMMIPLLTQQINLDLTNSTANTSSFLTGYWNLSWEYLVLIGIVSIVINTINTFAINYLGYLMAIRIEIDLRNKILEKLVRQDISYYSDKKIGELLTNVISDSKFVSDWAINIPVGGIISVFQIIIAVTMTFILDWKIALVGTGIFIVILCGFVFVYIMLVNRYDKVRQTLEKTNGNVIDRIVSVRLIKASGTEAYETENFKAKHVDYFEQTKPVASWLSLLFTVVFAGDFIISFTAPIFAVIFYGSSGDSQETLDFFNNTFAAYSLSQGLLIGPLFTLLNMSGGFASAGVASARISTTLQADSIIDFHYFNGIKIKKITSDIVFKDVEFSYPEKPEKLILPKFNFKFEQGKSYAFVGETGSGKSTIAKLLLRLYDPSNGKIIINEKYDLKELNLASYLEHLGYVEQDPQILFGDVFENVKYGSFGATDDDVVMACQKAELHGLIMSWPEGYKTVLGERGFMLSGGQKQRLVIARMFLKDPQILILDEATSALDNIVEKEIQAKLDELMKNRTSVTIAHRLSTIKNVDQIIVLGANGKGIVQQGTFDELINTPGHFQNLYHAGLMS
- a CDS encoding MurR/RpiR family transcriptional regulator yields the protein MNLLKEIKHSYHKLTKQQKMIADYFAVHYKIIDAISIKKVATDCNVSPSTITKVCNKIGFEGFKDMIKKTYNSTVNDDDKESFNARIYQKNLCDPIIKTLSEINLKIVKKVSREIIKEKRLVIIFASGKTLILAKYMFSTFLDMHINVKLIYDKYDPQLFDIEGKIIFVLSASGFNSQIKEYLKKVALFKPYTIIGITGSQKTNFEKYLDYHLHGSYQDEFVLESKRFPMTAKYILLLIIDQFILDILNYI